Genomic DNA from Urocitellus parryii isolate mUroPar1 chromosome 5, mUroPar1.hap1, whole genome shotgun sequence:
TGAAGCCACTTATTGTAccacatacataaaaattatgcTCCTGAACTGGGTGGAAGCATTTTCTAGTATATGGAGCCAAAATCAAGTTACAATTTGCTTaagtgaacttaaaaaaaaattggggggtacAGGGTATTGAACCCCAACTCCTctcacatgctaaacaagcatcCTACTACTATCAAGCTATCCCCCTCAGCCCActagtaaactttaaaaaaaacccaaacttttTTGGGTGGTTGACAGGTCAGCAGACTCCCAGATATGGAGAAAATGATTAAAGCTAAGTCTGCAATGTcttttctgtgtctctgtttcTACTGCCGGCAGCTCAATTTAAACACCTAGAGCCAGCTAAAAGATGGTCAAAAAAGATAAGgaatgccaggtgtggtggcccactctaaatcccagagactcaggaagccaAGACAGGCGTTCTAGGCcatcctcagtaatttagcaaggccctaagcaactaagtgacaccttgtctcaaaaaaaaaaaaaaaaaaaaggttggggatgtgcctCTGTGGCTAAGTATGCCTgtgttcaacccctggtaccaaaaccaaaaacaaaccaaaagggTGTGGAGGGTGGGGCGACAAGAGTCCAGGCACAGTAACACTAAAGTCTTCATAATCTGAATCTAGGATGAgaccacttttctttttatctcagttCTACTTTCTAACAGTTCTGCTATCTCTGTAACCTGAAGGGAATAGAAGGGAGGAATAGTGACATTTCTGCTTAAAGAATGTTTAGATAAATGCTGGGAGGAAGAGATGGGACTTACAAGCACCAGTGAGGTTTTTCACCTCACGTGAGCATGCatgtctcttcctcctccccatctGAACCCCTACTCCACAGTCTAACATGCTCACCCTTCTGCTGTCTACAGAATTAATATGGTTGATCCCTCTCCTGTAGATGCTCTCAATCTCCTTGCTTCCTTGAAACCTTCTcttattttcctccttccctttatcATAGAGGCTTGCCACTGTGTAGGATTTTTGTTCTCCTCACACATTTTGAACAAGGCTAGTATGGTTGAAGTGAAAAGAATGATAGTGTGcctgaaaatgagattagggagaagGACCCAGAACAAAGACTGCAGAAGTTGGATTCTACTTTGTCATGAAAAGCCATTAAAGGAGTTTTGAACAAGTTTTGTACATATCtggtttttaaaagataactCCAGTTTCTTTGTGTTTAGTCTAAAGGGGACAAAAGTGGAATCGACAGATGACTGTAGCAAAGGCAGTAACCACAGTGGTGCTGGTAAAGGTGGTGAGAAGGGGTCAGATGTGGAATATTAAAATGGTAGGAACTGGAgcaacattttattgttttttcttgctGCTACTGTTTGAAATCTTCTATAGTACAAAGATAAAACAATAATGAAGACACACAAATTGGACCTTTCTCTGGCTAGAGTGTCTAGGAAAGATGGgtgcttaattttatttgtgcAGCATGGTTTGAAATGGCTTATCCCCTTCAAAAACTCTATTGTGAGGTATTAAGAGGGTGGAAACAATCCAACTATGGTGATTAGTAGTTGGGCCTTTGAGAACTGATTAGGACTTAGGTAAGGTCTTTAGGGTGGAACCCCATCATTGAAGACTGGTGGGTTTATAAGAGGGAGGATATAATGACACGTGCACACTTCCCATGTGATGCCCTCTGCTGCCATCAAGAAAACCTCTCCAGATATAATCCCTAGACCTTGGatcagaaccatgagccaaagtaaaccttttttctttataacccAATTAGTAGTATGATTATTAGCAACATAAAACAGACTATGACACTGTGAATTAGAGCTTCCAGAAAAAAGCTTAAGAATcctgtgagggctggggttgtggctcagtggtagagcgcttgcctagcatgtatgagtccctgggtttgatccttagcatcacatgaaaataaataaataaaagtactctgtccaactacaactaaaaaataaatattaaaaaaaaaaaagaatcctgtgAGAATCTCAGCCTTTGGGAtaggagttccctgtgtttctcctttgctagcaaagcaataaaacttctttttcctttttcttaaaaaaaaaaaaaaaataggatcctGCCACAAAATCTTTTCTCTCTGGAGAAAAGAGAGGATCATCTGTTCAGATTGCCCCAAATGAGGAGCAAGTGGTAAATTTTCAAGATGAAAAGGACCAAAGGACTCTTACAAATAAAGATTCTGAGTCTTTTGAAATCCTGACAATCATGCTGCCTCAGATCTGTGGGAGGAAAATTCATATAAATGAGCCAGTGTTCTCAGGAAATTAGAGATCAGTTGGTGACCCAAGAAAACCTGACCAAAAATTATGTGGGGAGAATTTTTCCCTGAGTTCAAAGAAACCCATGGTTAGTATCTATCTAACAGCAGAGtttaaaactccagttttcaATAGTAGAACAAACTGCCAACGCTGCCTAAGGAGAGATTGTGAAACCAGTGTTTTGATGTCAAGGTGATGTGCACTGGTGTGTTTATGTCAATTAGTTTTATCGAGGTacaatttataaacaataaaatccaCCCATTTATGTGAGCAATTCAGTGAATGCAGTCATGTAGTCAAACCTGATATAGAAAATTTCCATCCCTCAGGCTGGTCTGAAGGTAGTGAGTTATCTCAATTGAATGATCAGACAGTTACAGAAAATTTCCATCCCTTATGCCACTTCAGTCACCTCTTACCCCACTAACAACCACTAAACTGCTTTATCTCGTTACagatttgccttttctagaatttcctaTACATTATGCAGTAATTTGAGCCTGAATTCTTTCCCTTGGCATAATGCTTTTGCAATTCATCCCTGTTGTTTTCTCAGCAGTTTCTTTTTACTATGAAAAAAGTATTCATTATATGGATCtctggtttgttttgctttttcatctTCTGATGGATACTTAGGTTGTTTTCACTCTATTACACCTGTTATAAACTTGCAAAGAACTTTCATGTAAAGGCTATGGGTGAACATTAATTTTCACTATTCTTAAAGTAAActcctagaagtggaattaccATGCCAGGTGATAAGTTTGTCTCACTTTATAGGAACAGCCAATTGTTTTCCAAAGGCTTATaccattttccatttccattagTAACTTGATCCCTGCTCTTGAATTTTAGAGGGCTACGTAGAACctaaaggaaatatgaaaaacataagGCACATAATTTGAAGAGAAACAATAAGTCTAATTTCTCAAGAGAAtgtgaacaaagaaaaacatgccCTGCTTGGATAAACATAAAGTTCTTGCAGTTAAAAATTCTGGATAGGATACATAATTCTAATAACACTGCTAAATTGCACAGCACAGATGTTTTCACTGTCATCAACCAGAATAATAGTCCACTCATTGTATAGCATAACACAGTGCATGATACTTAAATactttaaatggatgaatgattTTTCAGTGAGGGAACATATATGAATAACCTTACTATCTATCTCCTTCATGAGATACAGTAAGagttatactaaaaatatttgagtCTTTATAGTACAAGTACTCAAAAGCTTGAACAGGTTCATGTCACTTAGTGGGGATCTTTCCTGTGAACTCGCTGGTGGATGTGAAGGTTGGAGCTCTGGCTGAAGCCCTTTCCACATTTGCtgcactcatagggcttctctccagtatgcactcTCTGGTGGATAAGGAGTTTGGAACTCTGGCTGAACCCTTTCCCACACTTGCCGCAGtgatagggcttctccccagtgtggacCCTGAGATGGATGCGAAGGTCTGAGCTCTGGCTAAAACCCTTCCCACACTCATAGCACTGGTaaggcttctctcctgtgtggatgCACCGGTGAATGTGAAGGTTTGAGCTCTGGCTAAAGCCCTTCCCACACTCTCCACACTTGTAGGGCCTCTCTCCTGTGTGGACTCGCTGGTGGATGTGCAGGTTTGAGCGCTGACTGAAGCTCATCCCACACTCCCCACACTCATAGGGTTTCTCCCCAGTATGGACTCGCTGGTGGATGTGCAGTTTGGAGCTCTGACTGAAGCCCTTCCCACACTTGTCACATTTATAAGGTTTCTCGCCCGTATGGACTGCGTGATGGATAAGCAGACTAGAGCTCCTGGTGAAGCCCTTCCCACACTTGTCACACTTATAAGGTTTCTCATCCGTGTGGACTGCTTGATGGATCAGCAGACTTGAACTCCTGGTGAAGCCCTTCCCACACTGCTCACATTTGTAGGGTTTTCCTTCTGTGTGGTCTCTCTGATGAAGTGGTATTTCTGAGTTCTGACTGAAGTCCTTGCCACACCCACCACATTTGCACTGTTTGTCTGCAGTATGGATTTTTTCAGAGGGGTGAACATCTGGGCTGGTAATTGGTATTTTCTCACAGTCATTATGGTTACAGGGTTGTTCCTCTGTGTGAGCTCTCTGATGACTACAGCTAACCAACTGTGATCTCCATCTATAAATATCTTTACAGTTACAGTCAAAGGGACCCAAAGAACCCTCCAACTGTCTACTCTGGCAATTTGCCTCATGACCAAACAATGGTGACTCCAGTTCTGTTACATCAGACACAAGTTTAACTTGAAGGTTTTCTGAACAATGGTTTATCGAAAGATTTTCCCCTCTTATTACTTTTCTCTCAGTGCTTTCTTCAGTTACAAAAAGATCTCTGCTCTCCTGAGGATCCTGAAGTTCTTTCTTACAGAATTTCACAGGGGAGTCTTGTGTGGCCATTTGGCTTGGAATTTCAAAgacaaatatatttcatttgcAATGTTTCTGAAATCATCACTTTGAAGAGTAACTACACTATTCCTGTTTCTGGAACTATGACAAGATGCTTCTCTCCACTTTTGACACAGGGAAATATCTCAGGATCCCCATGTACTTCTTTAAGGGTTTATAATCCAGATTCCAGGTATTATATTGTCATCTCTTTCAAAATTAGCCAGTAGATGCCATAACAGATCCTGAAGTTCTTTCTCTTGGTTTTCCACAGAACTTTCATTCATGTCTCCTAGGGAACAAGAAGAATTTAGTGATAAGAACCAAGGGTAAATTTCAAGATAGCAGAACAGGAGTAGCTAAGGCCTGAAGACTTTGTAACCAGGAGAAAGTTCAGCTTGTCTTTCTAGTCATGTCCTTGGATTAATGTCAGGAGAAAAAAGCCTTGAGTTCAGAAGTCAGACATTCCCTTTCTGATCTAAAACAAGGCCAATAATCGTGAAGAGGTTACTGAATCCTATACCCTTCTTTCCCAcaaataacatttcattttactgtattttatttttaacaaattcttattttattgatacTCTACTTTCAGAGGTGTTGGGGatacaagaaaatagaaatccTTCTGCTTAGCAAGCTAGAGCTTCCTGGGATGAAAGACAAATATATCAACAACAATAATACCATGGTAAGTGGTACAGATGTATATACAACATAATACATGCACAACTAGCAATGGGAGCATAAAATAGGGGAAATCAACCCAAATCTTGGGGCCTTGGAAAGATTTCTCAGAGAATATGATGACCAAAGCGGGGGAAAAAGTGAAATGTCCCTAgggcttgggagggtgaggctctaaaaaaattagcaagactctgtctcaacacattttatagaagaagaaaaatgatcggtcaacaaatacatgaaataatgttcaacatgtctagtaattacagaaatgcaaaataaaactgaactgagatttcatctcactccagtcggaatggcaattatcaaaaatacaagtaacaataaacattggtgag
This window encodes:
- the Znf239 gene encoding LOW QUALITY PROTEIN: zinc finger protein 239 (The sequence of the model RefSeq protein was modified relative to this genomic sequence to represent the inferred CDS: inserted 1 base in 1 codon; substituted 2 bases at 2 genomic stop codons), whose amino-acid sequence is MARARVSLRITALPGVGSHVGGICISLRGRYDKVPGDMNESSVENQEKELQDLLWHLLANFERDDNIIPGIWIINPXRSTWGSXDISLCQKWREASCHSSRNRNSVVTLQSDDFRNIANEIYLSLKXPSQMATQDSPVKFCKKELQDPQESRDLFVTEESTERKVIRGENLSINHCSENLQVKLVSDVTELESPLFGHEANCQSRQLEGSLGPFDCNCKDIYRWRSQLVSCSHQRAHTEEQPCNHNDCEKIPITSPDVHPSEKIHTADKQCKCGGCGKDFSQNSEIPLHQRDHTEGKPYKCEQCGKGFTRSSSLLIHQAVHTDEKPYKCDKCGKGFTRSSSLLIHHAVHTGEKPYKCDKCGKGFSQSSKLHIHQRVHTGEKPYECGECGMSFSQRSNLHIHQRVHTGERPYKCGECGKGFSQSSNLHIHRCIHTGEKPYQCYECGKGFSQSSDLRIHLRVHTGEKPYHCGKCGKGFSQSSKLLIHQRVHTGEKPYECSKCGKGFSQSSNLHIHQRVHRKDPH